In Micromonospora sp. WMMD980, the following are encoded in one genomic region:
- a CDS encoding helix-turn-helix transcriptional regulator, whose translation MNDFGDILRQHRTAAGWSLRKLAEFVRYDFGYLGQIERGSRRANADIVAAYDRALAVGGALTKAFENRQAKETNMRRRVVLQAAGSLVALPTADRLFGLEVLRHGLNAAMGVDVDEWSDIVSDYGRAYYQQSQDRLMTQLSRDLTVLQHQLTAADDRKRPVLLRAAGQLSVIVALSLVASGHALLARRWWISAQRAADESGDPDTRVLTRAWDVVNGCYDGRTPPAVLALSETALPLAQASSAASCGLLAGRAQALSLAGRHGEAVATVRRLAEHVERLPAQVAEDVESLWGWPEHRLRHTESWVYTHSGDRQAALAAQDRALELYPASQARLRTQVQLHRATALIRDGDVPDGLRVAVDMVDRLPQEQRNELVYAVARQAAAAVPDRERHSPAYRDLVDRIR comes from the coding sequence GTGAACGACTTCGGAGACATACTCAGACAGCACCGGACAGCCGCAGGCTGGTCACTGCGAAAGCTCGCCGAGTTCGTCAGGTACGACTTCGGCTATCTCGGCCAGATCGAACGTGGTAGTCGCCGGGCGAACGCTGACATCGTGGCCGCATACGACCGCGCCCTGGCGGTCGGCGGCGCACTGACCAAGGCGTTCGAGAACAGGCAGGCCAAGGAGACCAACATGCGTAGAAGAGTGGTTCTCCAGGCAGCGGGCTCACTCGTCGCTCTACCCACGGCTGATCGGCTGTTCGGGTTGGAGGTATTGCGGCACGGCCTCAATGCCGCGATGGGCGTCGACGTCGACGAATGGAGCGACATCGTCTCCGACTATGGCCGCGCCTATTACCAGCAGTCGCAGGACCGCCTCATGACGCAGCTCAGTCGGGATCTGACGGTTTTGCAGCATCAACTGACCGCCGCCGACGATCGGAAACGACCCGTCTTGCTCCGCGCGGCCGGGCAGCTGTCAGTGATCGTCGCGCTCAGTCTCGTCGCATCCGGTCATGCCCTGTTGGCACGGCGATGGTGGATCAGTGCTCAGCGCGCCGCAGACGAGTCGGGTGATCCCGACACCCGCGTGCTCACTCGTGCGTGGGACGTCGTCAATGGTTGTTACGACGGTCGTACCCCGCCTGCCGTCTTGGCACTCTCGGAAACGGCGCTTCCCCTTGCTCAGGCTTCGTCTGCCGCGAGCTGCGGCCTCTTGGCCGGGCGAGCGCAGGCGCTCTCGCTCGCCGGCCGCCACGGCGAGGCCGTCGCCACCGTGCGGCGCCTTGCCGAGCACGTCGAGCGACTTCCTGCCCAGGTCGCTGAAGACGTGGAGTCGCTGTGGGGCTGGCCGGAACACCGCCTCCGACACACCGAGTCCTGGGTATACACACACTCCGGCGACAGGCAGGCCGCCCTTGCCGCGCAGGATCGCGCGCTGGAGCTGTACCCCGCCTCGCAGGCACGCTTACGTACGCAGGTGCAGTTGCATCGGGCGACGGCGCTGATCAGGGACGGCGATGTCCCTGACGGGCTGCGCGTTGCCGTCGACATGGTGGATCGCCTGCCGCAGGAGCAACGGAACGAACTCGTATACGCGGTCGCACGGCAGGCTGCTGCTGCCGTGCCTGACAGGGAACGGCATAGTCCGGCCTACCGGGATCTCGTGGACCGGATCCGATAG
- a CDS encoding nitroreductase family deazaflavin-dependent oxidoreductase: MSALGSLTRRLGHQQWFATTMRLLVPADRLVGRLTKGRVVAFGLVPTLVLTSTGRRSGKPRSNPLLYVPDGDAYVVIGSNWGQQHQPSWTFNLLAQPAAEVDVRGRRIPVRAEQVVGADRERLFDRLVREWPAYRTYVERAGGREIKVFRLVPES; the protein is encoded by the coding sequence GTGTCCGCTCTGGGATCCCTCACCCGCCGCCTCGGTCACCAGCAGTGGTTCGCCACCACCATGCGCCTGCTCGTCCCCGCCGACCGGCTGGTCGGCCGGCTGACGAAGGGGCGGGTCGTCGCGTTCGGGCTGGTGCCCACACTGGTGCTCACCTCCACCGGCCGCCGCTCCGGCAAGCCCCGCAGCAACCCCCTGCTCTACGTCCCCGACGGCGACGCCTACGTGGTGATCGGCTCCAACTGGGGGCAGCAGCACCAACCGTCGTGGACGTTCAACCTGCTGGCCCAGCCGGCCGCCGAGGTGGACGTCCGGGGACGCCGGATCCCGGTTCGCGCCGAGCAGGTCGTCGGCGCCGACCGGGAGCGGCTGTTCGACCGGCTGGTGCGGGAGTGGCCGGCCTACCGCACCTACGTGGAGCGGGCCGGCGGCCGCGAGATCAAGGTCTTCCGCCTCGTCCCGGAGAGTTAA
- a CDS encoding GNAT family N-acetyltransferase: MVAFATRQANRLASILGALTDLYALVYAEPPYLEGPAQVARFRAGLPDEAARPGFRLVIASEDDQLVGAAYGWTMTAGTWWSQADGHPPESVRNSDKFAVMEWIVHPRHRARGIGAELMRRLLTGRPESWATLASDPRTQARDIYRRNGWREAGRSRLPWGPPMDLLILDLQASD, from the coding sequence ATGGTTGCCTTCGCCACTCGACAAGCCAACCGCCTGGCGTCCATCCTCGGCGCTCTCACTGATCTCTACGCGCTCGTCTACGCGGAGCCGCCCTACCTCGAAGGACCGGCACAGGTGGCCCGATTCCGCGCGGGACTGCCCGACGAGGCCGCACGACCGGGATTCCGTCTCGTCATCGCCAGCGAGGACGACCAATTGGTGGGAGCGGCATACGGGTGGACCATGACCGCCGGCACCTGGTGGTCGCAAGCCGATGGCCATCCGCCGGAAAGTGTCCGAAACAGCGATAAATTTGCAGTTATGGAATGGATCGTGCACCCCCGACACCGAGCCCGAGGCATCGGGGCTGAACTGATGCGACGCCTGCTCACCGGCCGGCCCGAGTCCTGGGCAACCCTGGCATCCGACCCACGCACGCAGGCCCGCGACATCTACCGCCGCAATGGCTGGCGGGAGGCTGGGCGCTCACGGCTTCCGTGGGGTCCACCAATGGACCTGTTGATCCTCGACCTCCAAGCCTCCGACTAG
- a CDS encoding FtsX-like permease family protein: MTAGRLAGAWGSWRTALRIARREARRSRRRTLLVLVMIALPVLGLSFAAVSYDMSDLTRAERQERRLGAADAELSWTNLGPVTQDAWGDSSWPVEGGPTVRTRPVTADELRALLPAGSRVTRIRWWMPFEARIGRHIEALEARAVDLTDPLARPLARIREGRAPVRPDEIAVSPAALRLLHTRLGEPVRTTDGATHRVVGVVEFPDNLGPTVTLAGVAPEGPPTEASWLVDVPGGMDGALADRLNAQGVQVAARRPLPGRDAYTDGVPMPGAEETSVSVLVGGLGLLEVVLLVGPAFAVGVRRRRRDLALVAVAGGDAVHLRRIVLADGVVLGAGGAALGLLLGVGAAFAGRPLVEQYLIQQRFGAYRVFPTALAAIAVVAVLAGVLAALAPAWAAARQDVVAGLAGRRDAPRPRRRWLLLGALFTVAGTALAAFAAGRTSPTGVLAGVVLGELGLVFCTPTLVGALARAGRLLPLTPRLALRDASRNRSSAAPAISAVMAAVAGSVALGVYVASDDARSESMWQPGLPPGHLLVQLVNREATPPPTAGAIADRIRAVLPGATVSGVATPDCARPSGPEEYCSAQAVRPPEERCRYQPVETAPAAARDDRRCVETFREPNDISLPVLVDDGDALVALTDAPADEVSAARRMLAAGGVVVTDPRKLVDGQVRVEVERGSGEVGTGRLLPGYVLRGGLPVDRLVLSPAAASRLGLVGTPTGYLVDTTAAPTDSQRERLADELSDLVRVSVDMSTARPPSDQRSVLLLLSVASGVITLGAAAVATGLAAAEGRRDLSTLAAVGADPRVRRMLSLCQAGVIAVLGSALGTLAGLGSAVVILASLNQRYADSWPVQPPYPVVVPGVTMAVLVVVPLVAMAGAATLTRSRLPVERRLD; this comes from the coding sequence GTGACCGCGGGCCGGCTCGCCGGTGCGTGGGGCTCGTGGCGTACCGCCCTGCGGATCGCCCGTCGGGAGGCCCGCCGATCCCGCCGGCGCACGCTGCTCGTGCTGGTCATGATCGCGCTGCCGGTGCTCGGGCTCAGCTTCGCGGCGGTCAGCTACGACATGTCCGACCTGACCCGGGCGGAGCGCCAGGAGCGCCGGCTCGGCGCGGCCGACGCGGAGCTGAGCTGGACGAACCTGGGGCCGGTGACGCAGGACGCCTGGGGTGACTCGTCCTGGCCGGTCGAGGGCGGGCCGACGGTCCGGACCCGGCCGGTCACCGCGGACGAGCTGCGGGCGCTGCTGCCCGCCGGCAGCCGGGTCACCCGGATCAGGTGGTGGATGCCGTTCGAGGCCCGGATCGGGCGGCACATCGAGGCGCTGGAGGCGCGCGCCGTCGACCTGACCGACCCGCTCGCCCGGCCGCTGGCCCGGATCCGGGAGGGCCGGGCGCCGGTCCGCCCGGACGAGATCGCGGTCAGCCCGGCCGCGCTGCGCCTGCTGCACACCCGGCTGGGCGAGCCGGTACGCACCACCGACGGCGCCACCCACCGGGTGGTCGGGGTGGTCGAGTTCCCGGACAACCTGGGCCCGACGGTGACGCTGGCCGGGGTGGCCCCGGAGGGGCCGCCGACCGAGGCGAGCTGGCTCGTCGACGTCCCCGGCGGGATGGACGGGGCGCTGGCCGACCGGCTCAACGCGCAGGGCGTCCAGGTGGCCGCCCGGCGCCCGCTGCCGGGCCGGGACGCGTACACCGACGGCGTGCCGATGCCGGGCGCCGAGGAGACCAGCGTGTCCGTGCTGGTCGGCGGGCTGGGTCTGCTGGAGGTGGTGCTGCTGGTCGGTCCGGCCTTCGCGGTCGGCGTCCGCCGTCGGCGGCGGGACCTCGCGCTGGTGGCGGTGGCCGGTGGGGACGCGGTCCACCTGCGCCGGATCGTGCTCGCCGACGGGGTGGTGCTCGGGGCGGGCGGGGCCGCCCTGGGACTGCTGCTGGGCGTCGGCGCCGCGTTCGCCGGCCGCCCGCTGGTCGAGCAGTACCTGATCCAGCAACGCTTCGGCGCGTACCGCGTCTTTCCCACCGCGCTGGCCGCGATCGCCGTGGTCGCGGTCCTGGCCGGGGTGCTGGCGGCGCTCGCGCCGGCCTGGGCCGCGGCCCGGCAGGACGTGGTGGCCGGGCTGGCCGGCCGGCGCGACGCGCCCCGGCCGCGACGCCGCTGGTTGCTGCTCGGGGCGTTGTTCACCGTCGCCGGCACGGCGCTGGCCGCGTTCGCCGCCGGCCGGACGTCACCGACCGGGGTGCTGGCCGGCGTCGTGCTGGGCGAGCTGGGGCTGGTGTTCTGCACGCCGACGCTCGTCGGGGCGCTCGCCCGCGCCGGCCGGCTGCTGCCGCTGACCCCCCGGCTGGCGTTGCGGGACGCCAGCCGCAACCGGTCGTCGGCCGCGCCGGCCATCTCGGCGGTGATGGCGGCGGTGGCCGGCAGCGTGGCGCTCGGCGTCTACGTGGCCAGCGACGACGCCCGGTCGGAGAGCATGTGGCAGCCGGGCCTGCCGCCGGGGCACCTGCTGGTCCAGCTCGTCAACCGTGAGGCCACGCCGCCGCCGACCGCCGGCGCGATCGCCGACCGGATCCGCGCGGTGCTGCCGGGCGCCACCGTGTCGGGGGTCGCCACGCCGGACTGCGCGCGACCGAGCGGGCCCGAGGAGTACTGCTCCGCGCAGGCGGTGCGCCCGCCCGAGGAGCGCTGCCGGTACCAGCCGGTGGAGACCGCGCCCGCCGCCGCCCGCGACGACCGCCGCTGCGTCGAGACGTTCCGCGAACCGAACGACATCTCGCTGCCCGTGCTGGTGGACGACGGCGATGCGCTGGTCGCGCTCACCGACGCCCCGGCCGACGAGGTGAGCGCCGCGCGCCGGATGCTCGCCGCGGGCGGCGTGGTTGTCACCGACCCCCGCAAGCTGGTGGACGGGCAGGTGCGGGTGGAGGTGGAGCGTGGGTCGGGCGAGGTGGGCACGGGACGGCTGCTGCCCGGGTACGTGTTGCGCGGCGGCCTTCCGGTGGACCGGCTGGTGCTCTCCCCCGCCGCCGCGAGCCGGCTAGGCCTGGTCGGCACGCCGACGGGCTATCTGGTGGACACCACCGCCGCGCCGACCGACAGCCAGCGCGAGCGGCTGGCCGACGAACTCTCCGACCTGGTGCGCGTCTCGGTGGACATGTCGACCGCGCGCCCGCCGTCGGACCAGCGCTCGGTGCTGCTCCTGCTCTCCGTCGCGTCCGGGGTCATCACGCTCGGCGCGGCCGCGGTCGCCACCGGCCTGGCCGCCGCCGAGGGCCGCCGGGACCTGTCCACGCTCGCGGCGGTCGGCGCCGATCCCCGGGTACGCCGGATGCTGTCGCTCTGCCAGGCCGGCGTGATCGCGGTGCTCGGCTCGGCGCTCGGCACCCTGGCCGGGCTCGGCTCGGCGGTCGTCATCCTGGCCTCGCTCAACCAGCGGTACGCGGACTCGTGGCCGGTGCAGCCGCCCTACCCGGTGGTCGTGCCCGGGGTCACCATGGCCGTGCTGGTGGTGGTGCCACTGGTGGCGATGGCCGGCGCGGCCACGCTCACCCGGTCCCGCCTGCCGGTGGAACGCCGCCTCGACTGA